The Mycobacterium seoulense genome has a window encoding:
- the topA gene encoding type I DNA topoisomerase, with protein MADPNLKDRESGRAGSRRRLVIVESPTKARKLAGYLGSNYIVESSRGHIRDLPRAAADVPAKYKSEPWARLGVNVDHDFEPLYIISPEKKSTVSELKGLLKGVDELYLATDGDREGEAIAWHLLETLKPNIPVKRMVFHEITEPAILEAAENPRDLDIDLVDAQETRRILDRLYGYEVSPVLWKKVAPKLSAGRVQSVATRIIVQRERDRMAFRSASYWDIVAQLDASVSDPQASPPTFTARLTNVDGLRVATGRDFDSLGQLRRADEVTVLNEARATELATGLRGAQLSVASVEEKPYTRRPYAPFMTSTLQQEAGRKLRFSSERTMSIAQRLYENGYITYMRTDSTTLSQSAINAARTQARQLYGEEYVSPSPRQYTRKVKNAQEAHEAIRPAGETFATPDAVRRELDGDEFRLYELIWQRTVASQMADARGTTLSLRIAGKSGDREVVFSASGRTITFAGFLKAYVETVDELAGGEADDAESRLPQLTQGQRLDAIELIPDGHATNPPARYTEASLVKALEELGIGRPSTYSSIIKTIQDRGYVHKKGSALVPSWVAFAVTGLLEQHFGRLVDYGFTAAMEDELDAIASGQERRTDWLNRFYFGGEHGVADSVARSGGLKKLVGVNLEGIDAREVNSIKLFDDEQGRPVYVRVGKNGPYLERMVAGDDGEPTPQRANLNDSLTPDELTLEVAEQLFATPQEGRSLGVDPETGHEIVAKDGRYGPYVTEILPAPPEEGPGDAEGGAPAKKGKKPTGPKPRTGSLLRSMDLQTVTLEDALKLLSLPRVVGVDPQTGEEITAQNGRYGPYLKRGTDSRSLATEDQIFEITLDEALKIYAEPKRRGRQAAAAPPLRELGADPATGKPMVIKDGRFGPYVTDGETNASLRKGDDVLSITDERAAELLADRRARGPVKRPAKKAARKKAPAKKAAKRT; from the coding sequence TTGGCCGACCCGAATCTCAAGGACCGCGAAAGCGGCCGGGCTGGGAGCCGTAGGCGACTCGTCATCGTCGAGTCGCCCACCAAGGCGCGCAAATTGGCCGGCTACCTGGGCTCCAACTACATCGTCGAATCCTCGCGCGGCCACATCCGCGACCTGCCCCGCGCCGCGGCCGACGTGCCGGCGAAATACAAGTCGGAGCCGTGGGCGAGGCTCGGGGTCAACGTCGACCACGACTTCGAACCGCTGTACATCATCAGCCCGGAGAAGAAGAGCACCGTCAGCGAACTCAAGGGCCTGCTGAAGGGCGTCGACGAGCTCTACCTGGCCACGGATGGTGACCGCGAGGGCGAAGCCATCGCCTGGCACCTGCTGGAAACCCTGAAGCCGAACATCCCGGTCAAGCGGATGGTGTTCCACGAGATCACCGAGCCGGCCATCCTCGAGGCCGCCGAAAATCCCCGTGACCTGGACATCGACCTGGTCGACGCGCAGGAAACCCGCCGCATCCTGGACCGGCTGTACGGCTACGAGGTCAGCCCGGTGCTGTGGAAGAAGGTCGCGCCGAAGCTGTCGGCGGGCCGGGTGCAGTCGGTGGCCACGCGCATCATCGTGCAGCGGGAACGCGACCGCATGGCGTTCCGCAGCGCCTCCTACTGGGACATCGTGGCCCAGCTGGACGCCAGCGTGTCCGACCCCCAGGCCTCACCGCCCACCTTCACCGCGCGGCTGACGAACGTCGACGGCCTGCGGGTGGCCACCGGCCGCGACTTCGACTCGCTGGGCCAGCTGCGCCGGGCCGACGAGGTGACCGTGCTGAACGAGGCCCGGGCGACGGAGCTGGCCACCGGGCTGCGCGGCGCCCAGCTCTCGGTCGCCTCGGTGGAGGAGAAGCCGTACACCCGCCGGCCCTATGCGCCGTTCATGACGTCGACGCTGCAGCAGGAGGCCGGCCGCAAACTGCGGTTCTCCTCGGAGCGCACCATGAGCATCGCCCAGCGGCTCTACGAGAACGGCTACATCACCTATATGCGTACCGACTCGACCACGCTGTCGCAGTCGGCCATCAACGCCGCGCGCACCCAGGCGCGCCAGCTCTACGGCGAGGAGTACGTCTCGCCGTCGCCCCGTCAGTACACCCGCAAGGTGAAGAACGCCCAGGAGGCGCACGAGGCCATCCGGCCCGCCGGCGAGACGTTCGCCACCCCGGACGCGGTGCGCCGCGAGCTCGACGGAGACGAATTCCGGCTCTACGAGCTGATCTGGCAGCGCACCGTGGCCTCGCAGATGGCCGACGCGCGCGGCACGACGCTGAGCCTGCGGATCGCCGGTAAGTCCGGAGACCGGGAGGTGGTGTTCTCCGCGAGCGGGCGCACGATCACCTTCGCCGGCTTCTTGAAGGCCTACGTGGAGACCGTCGACGAATTGGCCGGCGGCGAGGCCGACGACGCCGAGAGCCGGCTGCCGCAGCTGACGCAGGGCCAGCGGCTGGACGCCATCGAGCTCATTCCCGACGGCCACGCCACCAACCCGCCCGCGCGCTACACCGAGGCGTCGCTGGTGAAGGCGCTCGAGGAGCTGGGCATCGGCCGCCCGTCGACGTATTCGTCGATCATCAAGACCATCCAGGACCGTGGCTACGTGCACAAGAAGGGCAGCGCCCTGGTGCCGTCGTGGGTGGCGTTCGCCGTAACCGGTTTGCTGGAGCAGCATTTCGGCCGGCTGGTCGACTACGGCTTCACCGCCGCGATGGAGGACGAGCTCGACGCGATCGCCTCGGGGCAGGAGCGGCGCACCGACTGGCTCAACCGCTTCTACTTCGGCGGCGAGCACGGGGTGGCGGACTCGGTGGCCCGTTCCGGCGGGCTGAAGAAGCTCGTCGGCGTCAACCTCGAAGGCATCGACGCCCGGGAAGTCAACTCCATCAAGCTTTTTGACGACGAGCAGGGTCGTCCCGTGTATGTCCGGGTGGGCAAGAACGGGCCCTACCTGGAACGCATGGTCGCGGGCGACGACGGCGAACCGACGCCGCAGCGCGCCAACCTCAACGACTCGCTGACGCCCGACGAGCTGACGCTGGAGGTGGCCGAGCAGCTGTTCGCCACGCCGCAGGAGGGGCGCTCGTTGGGTGTCGACCCGGAAACGGGTCACGAGATCGTCGCCAAGGACGGCCGGTACGGCCCGTACGTGACCGAGATCCTGCCCGCTCCGCCCGAAGAGGGCCCGGGTGATGCCGAAGGCGGCGCCCCGGCGAAGAAGGGGAAGAAGCCCACCGGTCCCAAGCCGCGCACCGGCTCGCTGCTGCGCAGCATGGACCTGCAGACCGTGACCCTCGAGGACGCGCTGAAGCTGCTGTCGCTGCCCCGGGTGGTCGGCGTGGACCCGCAGACCGGCGAGGAGATCACCGCGCAGAACGGCCGCTACGGCCCATACCTGAAGCGCGGCACCGACTCTCGCTCCCTGGCCACCGAAGACCAGATCTTCGAGATCACTCTCGACGAGGCGCTGAAGATCTACGCCGAGCCCAAGCGACGCGGCCGGCAGGCCGCCGCCGCGCCGCCGTTGCGCGAGCTGGGCGCCGATCCCGCGACCGGCAAGCCGATGGTGATCAAGGACGGCCGGTTCGGCCCCTACGTCACCGACGGCGAGACGAACGCGAGCCTGCGCAAGGGAGACGACGTGCTGTCGATCACCGACGAGCGCGCCGCCGAACTGCTTGCCGACCGGCGCGCGCGGGGACCGGTGAAGCGTCCCGCGAAGAAGGCCGCCCGCAAGAAGGCCCCGGCCAAGAAGGCCGCCAAGCGCACCTAG
- a CDS encoding adenylate/guanylate cyclase domain-containing protein translates to MVVSFRQVPADRYGGIVATPGALPGRISAFVRWVVRTPWPLFSLSMLQADIIGALFVLGFLRYALPPEDRIQLQDLPVLNLAVFAAALVVLFLAGWMVNLKLLMPVFRWQRRDNLLAEADPTATELARSRALRMPFYRTLISMAAWCIGGVVFIIASWSVARFAAPVVAVSTALGAAATAIIGYLQSERVLRPVAVAALRSGVPENVKAPGVILRQILTWMLSTAVPVLAIVLAVVADKASLLHATPEKLFTPILLLALAALGIGFVSTLLVAMSIADPLRQLRWALSEVQRGNYNAHMQIYDASELGLLQAGFNDMVRDLSERQRLRDLFGRYVGEDVARRALERGTELGGQERHVAVLFVDLVGSTKLAATRPPAEVVLLLNEFFRVVVETVGKHGGFVNKFQGDAALAIFGAPIEHPDASGGALAAARELHDELLPVIGSAEFGIGVSAGRAIAGHIGAQARFEYTVIGDPVNEAARLTELAKLEPGHVLASAIAVSGALDAEALCWDVGEVVELRGRTAPTQLARPVKLAGPQDSHPVRPVREDVHSEAIGPGF, encoded by the coding sequence ATCGTTGTAAGTTTCCGACAAGTCCCTGCCGACCGATACGGTGGGATCGTGGCAACACCGGGAGCACTGCCCGGGCGGATCAGCGCATTCGTCCGGTGGGTGGTGCGTACCCCGTGGCCGCTGTTCTCGCTGAGCATGCTGCAGGCCGACATCATCGGCGCCCTGTTCGTGCTGGGCTTTTTGCGTTACGCGCTGCCGCCCGAGGATCGCATCCAGCTGCAGGACCTGCCGGTCCTGAACCTGGCGGTCTTCGCCGCCGCGTTGGTGGTGTTGTTTCTGGCCGGCTGGATGGTCAACCTGAAGCTGCTGATGCCCGTCTTCCGCTGGCAGCGCCGCGACAACCTGCTCGCCGAAGCCGATCCGACCGCCACCGAGCTGGCCCGCAGCCGCGCCCTGCGGATGCCGTTCTACCGGACGCTCATCAGCATGGCCGCCTGGTGCATCGGCGGCGTGGTGTTCATCATCGCCAGCTGGTCGGTGGCGCGGTTCGCGGCGCCCGTCGTGGCCGTTTCCACCGCGCTCGGCGCCGCGGCGACCGCGATCATCGGCTACCTGCAGTCCGAGCGGGTCCTGCGGCCCGTGGCCGTGGCGGCCCTGCGCAGCGGCGTGCCCGAGAACGTGAAGGCGCCCGGCGTGATCCTGCGGCAGATCCTGACCTGGATGCTGTCCACCGCCGTCCCGGTGCTGGCCATCGTGCTCGCGGTGGTGGCGGACAAGGCGTCGCTGCTACACGCCACGCCGGAGAAGCTGTTCACCCCCATCCTGTTGCTGGCGCTGGCGGCGCTGGGCATCGGCTTCGTCAGCACCCTGCTGGTGGCCATGTCGATCGCCGACCCGCTGCGCCAGCTGCGCTGGGCGCTGTCCGAGGTGCAGCGCGGAAACTACAACGCGCACATGCAGATTTACGACGCCAGCGAGCTGGGCCTGCTGCAGGCCGGCTTCAACGACATGGTGCGCGACCTGTCCGAGCGGCAGCGGCTGCGTGACCTGTTCGGTCGCTACGTCGGCGAGGACGTCGCCCGCCGGGCGCTGGAGCGCGGCACCGAGTTGGGCGGTCAGGAGCGCCACGTCGCGGTCCTGTTCGTCGACCTGGTCGGCTCGACCAAGCTCGCCGCGACGCGGCCGCCCGCCGAGGTGGTCCTCCTGCTCAACGAGTTCTTCCGGGTGGTGGTCGAAACCGTCGGCAAGCACGGCGGTTTCGTGAACAAGTTCCAGGGCGACGCCGCGCTGGCCATCTTCGGCGCGCCGATCGAACACCCCGACGCCTCGGGCGGCGCGCTCGCCGCCGCCCGCGAACTGCACGACGAGCTCCTGCCGGTGATCGGGTCGGCGGAGTTCGGGATCGGGGTGTCGGCGGGCCGGGCCATCGCCGGGCACATCGGCGCGCAGGCCCGCTTCGAGTACACGGTGATCGGCGACCCGGTCAACGAGGCCGCCCGGCTCACCGAGCTGGCCAAACTTGAGCCCGGGCACGTGCTGGCGTCGGCGATCGCGGTCAGCGGCGCGCTGGACGCCGAGGCCCTGTGCTGGGACGTGGGCGAGGTGGTCGAGCTGCGCGGGCGCACCGCCCCCACTCAGCTCGCGCGGCCGGTGAAGCTGGCCGGACCCCAGGACTCCCATCCCGTGCGGCCCGTCCGTGAGGATGTGCACAGCGAGGCCATCGGCCCCGGTTTCTAG
- the cspA gene encoding cold shock protein CspA: MPQGTVKWFNAEKGFGFIAPEDGSADVFVHYTEIQGSGFRTLEENQKVEFEIGHSPKGPQATGVRSV; the protein is encoded by the coding sequence ATGCCACAGGGAACTGTGAAGTGGTTCAACGCGGAGAAGGGCTTCGGGTTCATCGCCCCCGAAGACGGCTCCGCAGACGTGTTTGTCCACTACACGGAGATCCAGGGTTCGGGCTTCCGCACCCTCGAAGAAAACCAGAAGGTCGAGTTCGAAATCGGCCACAGCCCTAAGGGCCCCCAGGCCACCGGAGTCCGCTCCGTCTAA
- a CDS encoding DNA polymerase III subunit delta' translates to MSGVFTRLVGQDVVTAELLAAARAARGDPVHSDAGGGTMTHAWLITGPPGSGRSVAALCFAAALQCTSDGEPGCGQCRACTTTMAGTHADVRRVIPEGLSIGVDEMRGIVQIASRRPATGHRQIVVIEDADRLTEGAANALLKVVEEPPPSTVFLLCAPSVDPEDISITLRSRCRHVALVTPPTEAIARVLIDSDGLTPETANWAASVSGGHVGRARRLATDAEARARRERALALVRDAATPSRAYAAAEELVAAAETEAVVLTADRAEAETEELRTALGAGGTGKGTAGAMRGATGAMKDLERRQKSRQTRASRDALDRALIDLATYFRDALMVSAGAGSVRPNHPDMADRVAALAAHAPAPRLLRCIEAVLQCREALAMNVKPKFAVDAMVATFGQELRD, encoded by the coding sequence ATGTCCGGGGTGTTTACGCGGCTGGTAGGCCAGGACGTGGTGACGGCCGAATTGCTCGCCGCCGCCAGGGCCGCCCGCGGTGATCCGGTTCACAGCGACGCCGGCGGCGGGACTATGACACATGCGTGGCTGATCACTGGTCCCCCGGGATCGGGGCGTTCGGTCGCGGCGCTGTGCTTCGCGGCCGCACTGCAGTGCACCTCCGACGGGGAACCCGGCTGCGGGCAATGCCGGGCGTGCACGACGACGATGGCCGGTACCCACGCCGACGTGCGCCGGGTGATCCCCGAAGGGCTGTCCATCGGGGTCGACGAGATGCGCGGCATCGTGCAGATCGCGTCGCGGCGCCCGGCCACCGGTCACCGGCAGATCGTGGTCATCGAGGACGCCGACCGGCTGACCGAAGGTGCGGCCAACGCGCTGCTGAAGGTCGTGGAGGAGCCGCCGCCGTCGACGGTGTTCCTGTTGTGCGCGCCGTCGGTGGATCCCGAGGACATCTCCATCACGTTGCGGTCCCGCTGCCGGCACGTCGCGCTGGTCACCCCGCCGACGGAGGCGATCGCGCGCGTGCTGATCGACAGCGACGGCCTGACCCCCGAGACCGCGAACTGGGCGGCGTCCGTCAGCGGCGGCCACGTGGGCCGGGCGCGGCGGCTGGCGACCGATGCCGAGGCCCGGGCGCGCCGCGAGCGGGCGCTGGCGCTGGTGCGGGATGCCGCGACGCCGTCGCGGGCGTATGCCGCCGCCGAGGAGCTGGTGGCCGCGGCCGAAACCGAGGCCGTGGTGCTCACCGCGGACCGCGCCGAGGCGGAGACCGAGGAGCTGCGGACGGCCCTGGGCGCGGGCGGCACCGGCAAGGGCACCGCCGGGGCGATGCGGGGTGCCACGGGAGCGATGAAGGACCTCGAACGGCGGCAGAAGTCGCGTCAGACGCGGGCCTCGCGCGACGCCCTGGACCGGGCGCTGATCGACCTGGCGACGTATTTCCGCGACGCCCTCATGGTCTCGGCGGGCGCGGGGTCGGTGCGGCCGAACCATCCCGACATGGCCGACCGGGTGGCGGCCCTGGCCGCCCATGCCCCGGCCCCGCGCCTGCTGCGCTGCATCGAGGCGGTCCTTCAGTGCCGCGAGGCGCTGGCGATGAACGTCAAGCCCAAATTCGCCGTGGACGCCATGGTGGCCACCTTTGGCCAGGAACTGCGCGATTGA